AGTTTCTGGGACAAAGACGCCCGCACCAAGTTGAAGACATCGGAGCAGCTTGACCAGCCCATCACAGCCTGCTGCTTCAACCACAACGGCAACATCTTTGCATATGCTTCCAGCTATGACTGGTCAAAGGTAACATGACTTGAacctgatttattttattttttttgatatTCAAATGTATTGAGCTTCCTGATTTCTTCAGGGCCACGAGTACTACAACCCCCAGAAGAAGAACTACATTTTCTTGAGGAACGCCGCAGAGGAGCTGAAGCCTCGGAACAAGAAATGGTGAGAGCCCGGCAATGACCATCCATTAGAACGGATACCGGTTTCGCCGAACGGAGTCCTCACTTCCTCGACGAGCGCGCGGCTCATACTGGGCCTTTGTGACCGCCGCGCAGCCCCACGCAAGCGTGGCGGATTGGAGCAGAAACACCGATTCCAAGCCACTTCTTCTCCAGTCAGGGATTCTAGCAAACTTCTCGAGTGGGAATAGCGCTTTACACAAGTGACTAAATCGCTTTGATGGCTTGTGTGGTTTCGACAACTGCGGCGTGTTCAAGCTGCCTTTGCACATCTACAACGAGTGGGTTGAGAATGAAGCTTGCAGGCTTTTCATGCTGTCATGCGTAGCATAGCTGGCTAAAGGTTGTTTGGCTATTTATCAAAACAAATTCCTCAGAATGCAGAGATGGATCGActactgttattattattatcataaagCCATTGAATTAGGACAAGAAATATTTTAGTGACTACCACCATTTTTGTGCTATTTATTTCATGCAAAATGGGGCATCGtatattaaataaagagcctCTGTTCTATTTGACCGACTGCCTACCTTCCTTTCTTTAGATTCGCATCTGGTGGTGTGGGGAGACGCAGACGACCAGATGCTTTAGTATGCGTATATGATCAAGAAAGACTCCCTTCTTTTTGACACACCTGGACCAGCTGCTCTGATGCTGCTTCCTGTCCATGGACCAACCAGAGAGGCCTACAAAAATGGTTGTATATGTTTATATACATATGGAGGGTTTGCCATTCATTTACATCTGCTTATGGTtttcttttgtcctttttttaaacacttgtccatttttttatttgttgtttttctgtagTTTATCTCTGAATGGAATTCTGATGTAAAATAAACAAGTGAAGATATGTTTGTTTGAATCTATTCCATCCACTTTCTATCATCCCAGATTTGCTAAGTGCTATCCGACCTAATTTGAAATGTAAACCTGTGTATAGGGACATAAAACCCATAATGCTATAAGCTTAACAATTTGGTTTGCACACGCATGCGTGTTTTAAGCAAGTCGACCAGCAGGTGCCGCCTGTTGtctgttcatccatccatccatctattatcTTAACTAGAGGTGTTGGGTCAGATCATTGACTGAAAGAAGAAAAGATGAGATCAAAAAATCTTCAAATTGAATTCTTTTAACGTTGGAAATAAACAATCATGAAAGCGGGGCGGGGGTTGCCACGAGCTTATAAATGAGGTCACAGAGGTAGCAACAAAGGCCATGTGTGAAAAGTGAACCGGGTCATAGTGCACGAGGTGTGAATTAAATGCCACTTTATTGACGTTATTAGAGTATCACCTCACTGTGAGCCTGACTCTTAGTACTTAGCAGTGGGACTCCAAACCACCAAGGGCAAGATTTTCCGCAGCTACAATTTACCGTCTCCTCTTAAAATCCGTAAGCAAGTGGCAGCACTTTTTGCAAGGCTTGCCTCTGCAGTGTTAAACGTCCAGTCCACCTACTTAAGTCTATGAAGCAGCTCATTTCAAGCTGAGTACCAAACAAGGCCATATTTGCCATTCCTAAAAAGTGGACCTGGCTTAACTAATTTACAACATGGGAAGTGACTATTAATAAACGAGACTGTCATAACAATACAAAATCACAGCTGAGGGCCTCTACTGTAGTGAATGTAAAGCATTTTTGGGTTTTGTACGTGGAGTTAACCTCTACTATTTTATCCTTCAATGAATCCACGCCACGTGGAAAGAGTAATTTCCTCATGGATAGTGGGTCACTCTTTATGTACAGTTCGAAGTCTGAAGGACAAAGGCAGGTGCAGCGGGGGTTCCGAGTGGGCGGGGCAATGTAAGGGTAACATAAAGAAGTTGGCACGCATGCGCTAATGTGATTGGCTAAGAGTTCTATGGGGGCGGACCCACATCTCTGGCATATAAAAACACTCACCACCTCTTGTCCACCACAACAATCTACGAGTTGTGCGTACTCGCGGAGGACCAATCACGTTAGTAAATTTTCTCTCAGGTTGTTTTACGCACAGCACACTGAGTCGGTGTACTATTGCATCCAATAATATTTTTCACTAATGCCGAGGCGTCGTTAAAGCTCAGTTCAGTCAGTTTAGCCAATGTGCGCCTCTGGAGGTTTGGCCGGCTCTCCAATGCTTCTGCATCAGTTTATGAACGGAGCCCTAGAAGCCATGCATCCCACCGCGCTCCAGAAGGACACTACTTTTACCAAAATCTTCGTCGGAGGGCTGCCGTACCACACCAACGACGCGTCGCTGCGAAAATACTTCGAGGCCTTTGGGGACATTGACGAGGCTGTGGTGATAACTGACAGGCAGACGGGCAAGTCCCGAGGATACGGCTTTGTAAGTAGAACGAGACCCAAGTCGCTCATTTCTCAACCGTGATGGAATACACACGCTGGCCTCATTTGCGTAATTCGTTCAATTTGCTTTCCAAACGCCGTCTGTCTGCCTTTCCACATGTCGACTTTCTGCCCTGATCATGTAATTGAATTGTCTTAATGAGGATGAAGGCTCTCACATAAGTTAACTAAGGAGATTATATTTCCACACATGTCTGCCTGTAACACAGACAAGCCCATTCACCCCCCGAACAACCCTGGCGCATGGCTTAAGTGTGGGAGAGAGTCTGTCTGCTCTTGGTTCCTTTATATGGTTCTTTTGGAGCGGCAGCAGTGGGGGAGCTTGACCTTGTACAGCGCGCCCTCCATTGTCACAGACGGAAGCGAGCGGCCGCGTTGCTCGCCGTTTAGTTGATTTACGCTGCAACTTGGCTGCTTTGAAAGAAATAGTCTTCATCCTGTGATCAACTTTGCAAAGATCTTATCTTCTGGCACTAAGTAACTCTGGCCTCAGCTGCGGCCCCCGAGATGTTGGATCCATAAATGGTGATGGGATTTGTTTCAAAATCCAGAGAACAAAAAGGGGTCCCAATAGGTGACTTATCACGTCCGTGCCTGCCAGATAAAACCGGCCATTCTCCCTTTTGACACAAAGCACAGAAGCCATGTGAGCAATGCAAATATTTACCAGAACTCTGGAAAGACCCATCAGTACTAGTTCTGCCGGGCCCAAAGAAGGAATGGAAAAGTGTTGTCTGTTTACAGGCTGTATGGAAGACAATTGCTCTGTGTTTACACATCAGCTCCTAAACTGGAGAGAACTGTCCTACGAGTCTTGTTGCTAACGGTTGAGCGCAGAGACCGGTGTTACCCGTCAAACAGGCTTGCTCGGATGTGCCTGCTGTCAGCCCAATGCACGTGCTGAGTTGACCAACAGGAGATAAAACTGCTCATTTCCATTGGGGGCTGCCAGTGTAAACCGACAGCGAGGGGGCGGGAGAGGGGCCCCAAAGTTGAGCTCACCAAACACACTTCAGAGGAGGATTAGTGGGACCCCTTAGATAGAGCAAGGCTCCACACAGTGTAAACAAAGCCTCGTTCCTGCCTGTGTGTTCACAACACAGACGacggcgtgtttttttttttttttgtcggcttGCTGTTTTTCAAAATGCCCTCTAAAACAATGATAGATGCCCCCACAATGCCCCCTACATTCATTTGGATGCACTTTGGTGGGACTCGGCGGGTTAACTGAAACCACCGAGTTGGCTGAATGTGGCAATCGAAACAGAAGGACTCGTCTAATGCCTGGAGGGAgtaaggcggggggggggctaaGACAAGCTCCTTAATACTATGTCCCTAATTGGATATCCTTAAATGTTACTCTGCTTGATCCATATTTCAGCGGCTGTGCTAATGCTGCTGCTTAAAAGAAATAACCATGGACTGCTTTAAGTATGAGAATTGGCAGTTTGCCGCCATGTTAATCAGATATTCTTTTTTTGCTGAAATCTTTATGGACAAGGTCTGCGGGGGTCCGGTTGCGCCTCATAGctgatgtcatgttttttttagcgAACCAGTTGAGGCTGAATCAACAGTGCATCTGTTGTCGGTGGCCAATCCATGCACTCCTTTTTGTATCAATTGTCCGAGTACACGAATGCGAGCAAATACTTCAACGATTTTTCTTCCCGTCACAGGTAACGATGACAGACCGAGGGTCGGCCGAGAGAGCCTGCAAGGATCCCAACCCCATTATTGATGGCAGAAAGGCCAACGTCAACCTGGCCTACCTTGGTGCCAAGCCTCGCAGCATACAAACTGGTGGGACAATTTCGGGGATTATttacagtggggaaaaaaaatggcaatatGCTGGAGTGAGACCATGAGTTAGAATCTGAGTAGTACTTTCTGAAGTATTCCGTATGTTTCACTCTCTCATTGGCAATGTTCCCCCAAATAAGAAGTAAAACAGGCTTGCTTCAAATATTTGCCACTCCCAGTTAAAGTTTAACGTAAAACTGAGACATTCATCAAGACAAATTTGAACGCTTCAACCAAACCCACTCGCGGAATGCTAACACGTAATGGCGAAAGCTATTGATAGCTATTGATTTGACAGTGGATCAATCTtttagctttatttatttttttgccaaggCAAAAACCTGGCATGAAAAATCAAGCACAATATGGCGGGCGTTCACTTGTATTGCGTTGGTTGTTTGCTGAAAGCTTGGAACAGGCCCTTCCTCTGTCTCCCCACGGTCTCTGTGTGTGTATTGTTCTCCGGCCCTCCTCTGTAAATGCAAATGCATGCGCTTGTATGCGCGTATCTGACAGTCGTCCTCGTATCTTGCAGGCATATCCATCGGAGTGCAGCCCATTCACCCGGCATTCATCCAGAGGCAGTACGGGTAAGTGAAAGGGAGTGGgcgcttgtttgtgtgtgtctgtgtgtgtgtgtgtgtgtgtgtgtgtgtgtgtgtgtgtgagcccgCGCTTGTGCAAATGTGCAATGCCACTAGGCCACTATTTCTTGGACAAACAGGGCCTCTGGAAAGTACATGTCAGTTTCTGGGCCTGCTTGCAACtctagagggagggggggggggattagtcTATTAGCATATTTGGGTTTTCTAGGCCAGGGAGATTGCTCGCATATCTGTGATAATAGAAGGGCATTCCAGAGGTGAATGTGTGACTCACTTGTTAAGTATCGTCAGCAGCTTATTGACTACTCTCCTCGACCATCCGAGATACGCTCTGCTGAGGAGTTGATGAGCGTTTCACAAAACCAACGACTGCCCACAAGCAGATCTCGCGTATCACTTCCTCAAACTACAAACTGTCACTTTTCAAAGCCGGAGAATGTATGTTCACGCAGAAATCAacaaggggattttttttttttttttttacaattctgAAAGTAAAGCTCTTTCAAGGCATCTTCCTGGAAATCTCAGGATTTTCCACACTCCGTTGGGACAATGAAAAAATAACAccgccaccccaaaaaaaaacatgcttcaACTGGCGATGATCATCTCCTCACATCCCATTAAATCAACCCGCACTGGGTATTAATGATCCACTGGGAATACTTCCCATCGTGTTCCGGGACACGCGGAGGACCCCGGAAAATCCCACGTCTGTGTTTCTGTTACCATGGTGATCGCAGATTGCCCGAAAAGCCCTCGAGGGTTTTCAAATGTGCCGTTTTTGAGGAACGGCTCTGGCAGGTGCCGGCTCATATTACGACGCTCTAATCAGCCGTGGCCGCCACCCCAGAGGGGAAGAGGCCTACACCGAGCACCTGTCCTCCTGCCCCTGAGTCTTGGAGATGGTGAGTGACAGACGCAGGCCTCCCTAAGACACGCAGCCTACAAGTggcttttctcccccccccccccccccccccaagacgACATATGGCGTGCTGACATGGTTTCAAGTGGGATTGTAAGCAGAACTGGAGTATTGTATACAGTGTGTACATTCTGGCTGAGGTCAGCAGATGCTTTGGACTTTAATGGGCAGAGGAGGTGAGGCAAGTGTCAAATGTTTTGATAGCGACGACCCCTGCACGTTCACTCACACTTCTCAGTTTGTAGTCATTTTTTCATTTAAGGAAGCGTGTTCTATTTGCCCtgcattatttctttttattttcttttattttttttttgatttgtcTCTTCCCTGGCCGCCACTAGCAGTGTGAAAGCTGACACGTCTGAGGCAGTGTGGGGGTTGAGGAGCAGGGAGGTTGCTTTTATctggagttgtttttttttttaatgaggcaGCGCGCATCCTTGGTAACACACCGCTACAGGTGTGAAACGTCGCATCCACAAGTTGAAAGGGGCACAAGGGCGCCCTGCTTCCGTGTCGCACGCAAAAAACGGAATGTCGATTGACATCCCGACAAGAAGGCGGCCGTAACATTTACAAACAAGCATTTCGTTAAAATGTGCATCTCAGAGCGGCTTGCCCCCACTGTGCCATCATGTCAAAAATCACGCAGGCCTCGCCGTCAGCACAAAACCAGCTGAGCTCGGATTTTCCAGCCAGCTTCCACTCTGGCCGGTCACCGAACCTCTCGGCATCCCCTCGCCGCTTATCTCTTTAGCGAGACGTTACAATTCACGCTAACACCTCGGCATTGTATCGATCAAAGGACTCCTTTTGTCTCATCTTATCCTCTGCGTTCCATTTGAAGTCCACATGATCCCTCTCGAGTTCCACGTGGGAGAGTATATCAGCGGCCGAGAGCCGAAGCCACAGACGAGGCACGTTCTGTACACACGATGGCTGCGTGGGCGCTCCGCACTAATGTAGCTCGTCGCAAGGGGTGCGTGAGGCTGAATACTTTTTGACCATTTTTTTATTCGTCCTCTTTATACATTAGATTTGATTCCGGCATGTGATTTTGCTCCTGCTCAGggatgaagtgtgtgtgtgtgtgtgtgtgtgtgtgtgtgtgtgtgtgtgtgtgtgtgtgtgtgtgtgtgtgtgtgtgtttcgaaTGTCACCTGTAAGGAAGCATTGACTGCTCAACTTGTACACTATACAGACAGTCAGATTTCTTTTTTCGATAATAATCCTCCTCCTGTCCAACTTCCTGCCACGGTTGCTGTACGCCGCCAGCTGACGATCAgaggacaaccccccccccctcccctcgcaaAAATAGGACTAGTCCCGAGGAAGGGTCTGACAGCAAATGTCCCGCCCACACATCTCGTCTCCCCGCAAGGTGCCAGCGATGGCTTGAGAGTGCCGTGGCGTGCCGTGCCGTGTGCTGTGATGGAGTGAAGTGCCTTTTTATCTCTTGCCGTGCCGTGTGATATGAAGTGAAGAGGTTGCACTGATTGCGGTGTGACTCTTTCCCTATTATGGCATGGTTTTGGGTTTGCGGTGGTTACTgctgtgtgggtgtgcgtgtaTTGGGGGGGGGATGACATCCCTGTCCTTGCATGCTTCCATTTCTTGCTGTGTTGATTCCACAGCAGCCTCTCATTACTGATGATTGAAGACGGAAGcagattttgatttttttttttggtatcagCACTGAGAGGCAGCTCAGTTAATGACATTTGTTGTGCTGTGCTCATCTTTGTCCGTGATTGTTTTGCCACTCAAAACTAGAATGTCAAGTTTTGAAAGCGGAAGGGGTCTCTAGCTATTtttatatcctttttttttttttttttttttcccaaataagGGGAACTTTTGTCTGCTACTGCTCTCTGCTCTACCGTTCAAACACGGGATAGCTcctcaaagcaaagcaaatccTCTTGATTCGAGtggcaaaaatgtaaaaaaaaaaaaaaaaagaatattaccATACTACTGCAAGTCTTTCTCTGTTCGGTCTGTGTTGTCTTTTCCGTGATTTGGAACTGCCTGTTGACATTTTACATTAACAAGGAACATAATTTTGATGTTTGTGTTCTAAGTTCAGTGCAAAAGTCTTTGCTACAATGACCTCATTTTGACTGGTTAGGGTGTTAAAATTCTGAATGATTCATAACTCCACCATCCTGTATTAGCCAGAAAGTGGCCTGCTAACAAACAGGTGGAAAATTAAATGTGATCCaccactcttctttttttttatatatttttttacttcttaCTTGAACGAACATTATACTAGATTTGGTCATTATAGCATTGCTGgcaacaaaaagacatttgcaCTGTGCTGTGTGTCAACCAATCAATATTATTTTGGTAGCCCTAGTTCATTTTTGGTTCTACGGACCTTCTGACCACCACACCAAACGGCTTTAATCACCTGTCGAAGAGCTTCAGCACCTGACGGCAGTATTGTTAAGCCCCCCCCcgcagtttgtgtgtgtgtgcgtgcgaaaAGCAGCAGCTGTAAAAACACTCTGCTGGTGCCTGAACTTGAAAACCTGCCACTAACGGCTGACTCTTAGCATTCAGCCGCCCCTCCCCACGCTTGGAGCTAAGAAGGCCCAACCTAACATGTTTGgtaggtttcttttttttttttttggattaccGACACAGACCGAAAGTAGAGTCATCGCCATCTCCTCCTAACCGTCTCTGGCACTCGCATCTGCCAGAGTTCCCGCTAGCCACAGTTTGTTTTACGCTCTGGAAGCAATGTAAACAATAGAAGCTAGAGCCTCTTTGTCTCTAACATCCCttgtttggtcttttttttttttttttggctgagTGCAGGTTGGCCCCGCCTTACGTCTACCCGCAAGCCTACGTGCAGCCCAGCCTGGTGCTACCCACCCAGCTGTCGTCCTCTGTGACAAGCAGCCCTTACCTGGACTACAGCGCCGCCTACACGCAGTACGCCCAGGCCAACTTTGAGCAGCAGTATCCCTACGCCGCCTCCCCGGCCGGCTTTCTGGGCTACAGCTACGCCGCCagccccgccgccgccggtgTGGGGCCGGCCCCCGCCGCCACAGCGCCGTCCACCGTGCACCCGGCTCTGCCCTCGGCCGCCGCACCGGCCGCCGCCTTCCTGCACTACGCTCCGCAGCAGCAAATCCAACCCGACCGCATGCAGTgagatggtgggggggggggggggggcgaaaggTGGACCGAGGGTGGCACATGCCCTTTGGGGGGCTACCCTGTTTTCAGGGCGTTTCAGGAAAAGGAGGGGGACGATTGCACTAGACGCTATCCATCAGGATGTCCTCTTTGCTCATGGGGTGAAGGTAGGGGAGGGGCTGGATTACAGCTAGGCGGGCTGAGACGCTTTAATGTATAAGATCGCTTCCAAGGGCTTCTAGAAGCTGActctttattatt
This genomic interval from Syngnathus typhle isolate RoL2023-S1 ecotype Sweden linkage group LG11, RoL_Styp_1.0, whole genome shotgun sequence contains the following:
- the LOC133162402 gene encoding RNA-binding protein 38-like translates to MCASGGLAGSPMLLHQFMNGALEAMHPTALQKDTTFTKIFVGGLPYHTNDASLRKYFEAFGDIDEAVVITDRQTGKSRGYGFVTMTDRGSAERACKDPNPIIDGRKANVNLAYLGAKPRSIQTGISIGVQPIHPAFIQRQYGLAPPYVYPQAYVQPSLVLPTQLSSSVTSSPYLDYSAAYTQYAQANFEQQYPYAASPAGFLGYSYAASPAAAGVGPAPAATAPSTVHPALPSAAAPAAAFLHYAPQQQIQPDRMQ